TAGCTTTCCAGTTAAACTGTTGTGCATATAACTCTACAACCATTGGGTCATCACTTTCATCGACATTCATAATGTCATTCCAAGTAAATAGTCCATAAATAATTAAACCAGCTAAAACGATTACAGGAATAACAGTCCAAATAGCCTCAAGCGTATTGTTATCTGCATAAAATAATGCTTTTCGGCCTTTTTCTCCTTTGTATTTGTAGGCGAAGTAGTGTAATAAGAATTGTGTTATGGTTTGCACAATAAAGATAACCACCATAGAGATAATCATTAAACTATCAAGTCCTGGTCCATGCTCAGAAGCCGAATTAGATGTTAGCGGTAAATCACCTAAATACATAAAACTAGCAATCGTGATGGCATATATGAAGATTAGAAAAGCAATCATCATATAACCATTAAATCTATTGTCTTTATCGGTCGCTACTTGATTGTTTGAAGCACCAACTTGCGCTAAATCAAAAATCTTAACCATTTGCCACATGGCTACGGCTACAAATAGTACTATTATAAATATTAACAAAGTTGTCATTATCGTTTCAGTTCTAAATTTTTAATTAATAATGAAAGTTTTCACTTTCTTTTAAGAATGGGTTTCCTTTTGCCAATAATGGCGCTTTACTTAGTGCTGTAAACACAACAAATAAGAATATTCCAGCAAATAGGCATATTGCTCCAAGTTCTGGCGCTCCTATAAACCATCTTTCGCTTACCGTTGCAGGCATAATCATGTTGAATACATCTAAGTAGTGTCCACATAATATTACAACACCCGCCATAACTACAAACCAAGGTATGCGCTTGTAATCGCTATTCATTAATAGTAATAGTGGGAATAAGAAATTCATCGCTACCATACCAAAGAATGGCAATGTATAGTCTTCTATACGAGCTACGAAATATGTTACCTCTTCAGGGATATTAGAATACCAGATTAGCATGAACTGAGAGAACCATAGGTATGTCCAGAAAATACTAATTCCAAACATAAACTTAGCTAAATCATGTAAATGGCTATCATTAACAAACTCTAACAATCCTTTAGATTTTAAGTAAATAGTAATTAAAGCAATAACAGTAATACCACTTACAAACATACTTGCAAATACATACCATCCAAATAATGTCGAAAACCAGTGTGGATCCACTGACATAATCCAATCCCAAGACATCATAGATTCTGTATAGATATAAAATACTAAGAAACCTGCTGATATTCTGAAATTCTTTTTAAAGTTACTGTTACCATCAACACTGTCTTGTGCTAATGAAAACTTACGAGAGAAATAACGGTATGCAGACCAACCAGCTAAGAATATAATTCCTCTTGCAAAAAACCATCCTTTATTTAACCAGCTTTCTTTTGCTTGAATAATTTCATCATGTGCAACAACTTCTGGATCCATCCAAATAAAGATATGAGAATCGCCCAAAGCAGCTGCTAATAAAACTAAAATACCACCTGGTAAGACATAAGCTGTAATACCTTCCATAACTCTAAAAAGTACCGGAGACCATCCTGCTTGCGAAGCATATTGTATCGCGTAGAATGCTAACACACCTAAAGCTATCATAAAGAAAAAGAAAGCAGCTACATAAAGTGCAGCATAAGGTCTGTTATGTATTTGATGTAATGCGTGTTCTTCATGAGTCATCTCATGACTTTCCTCGGCATGTGCATCACCATCACCTTCTACAGAGGCTATGATATTTGAATTTCCTCCATCTTGATGTGCCTCTTCTCCGTGAGCTTCCTCACCGTGACCTTCACCATGATGACCATCATTCATGTACTCGGCAATATTATCTTCAGTTACCTGGTGTGCCGAATAAAAACCGTATCCAACACCTGCTAGTCCAACAATAAAAAGGATAAGTGCTGTTAATTTTAATCGATTTGAAATTTTATATTCCATTATATAATCTTTATCTAAATCTTATTTTTCTAATTCTGCCTTCAGTTTTTCAACATAAGCAACAACTTGCCAACGTTCTTCTTCATTCATAAAGTTTGCATATGAACCCATAGAATTTAATCCATAGTATATAACGTGGTAAATACTTCCTTCAGTTAATTCTCTTGCTGCATAACTTGGAACACCAAGAATTTTTTCTCGCTTCATTAAAATGCCTTGTCCTGCACCTTTATTACCGTGACATACACCACAATAAATTTCATATAACTCTTTTCCTCTTTCATAATCAACTGCAGAAGAATCTAATGGACTAGTCAAACCAGCTTTTGCTTCTTCATAACCTGCTGTAGAATCTTCAATTTCATATAAAGAATAACCTCTTGCGATTGTACCTTCTACAGGTAATTGTGCTTCGACACCATTTGCAAATGCATCTGACTCTTGATAGGCTTCATATCCTACAGACTCATACATATTTGGCATGTACTGATAGTTACGTCTCGTTTTTTTGTTACAAGACACTATGGTTACTAGCAATGCTAATGCTACTGTTATTTTTAAAGTCGTCTTCATATTAATGTGCGTCTTCGTCTTTATCTACAATATTAATCTCAACAGCACCTGTTTGCTTCAAAAGGTTTGTTAAGTCTGCTTCGTTATCATGGATAGCTATTTCCATAAGGAACATATCATCCGTTGTTCTTGGGTCTGGGTTTTCAGCTTTTTTGAAAGGCCACATTCTACTACGTAAATAAAATGTGATAACCATTAAGTGAGCTGCGAAAAATACCGTTAACTCAAACATGATAGGCACAAATGCCGGCATGTTTTCTAAATAACTAAAACTTGGCTTACCTCCGATATCTTGAGGCCAATCTTCAATCATTATGAAATTCATCATCACTGTTGCAACAGTAATACCAACACATCCATACAAGAATGCACATATTGCTAAACGTGTTGGAGCTAACCCCATTATTTTGTCTAGTCCGTGAACTGGAAATGGTGTGTATATTTCTTCGATATGATGCTTTTCTGCCTTAACTGATTTTACAGCTGACATTAAAACGTCATCGTCATTATAAATAGCATGAATTACTTTTGAAGCTGCTTCCATATCTATTATTTTAATAAGTTTTTAGCTTGTCCTGCCCAATCATCTCTCTCAGCTCTTCCTGGGAATGATTCTGTAATTGAATCTAACAAGTCGTATTCGTTTTTAGTCATCTTACTTACTTGTAAGAATGTGTAAATACCAATGCTATTTAACACTTCTTCCATTTTAGGACCAACACCACTAATTTTTTTCAAATCATCAGCAGTTTCTGTTGCTGGGTCAAATGTCCCAATGCTTCCTAATAGGTTGTTTACTTTTTCTGAATTATCAGTTGTAACAACTGGCGTCTCAGTTGATGACGTTAAAGTATCATTTGCAGTAGATGTTCTAGCATCTGCACCTGTACCAACTAAACTGTCACCACGTTCTCTAATTTTTTTGTAACGTTCACCTGAAGATTTCAGAATTGTTTTTACTTCGGCTTGTGCTATTACGGGGAATGTACGTGAATACAATAAGAATAGAACAAAGAAGAAACCTATAGTTCCTATAAATATTCCGATATCAACAAAGGTTGGAGAAAACATAGACCATGATGATGGTAAGTAATCTCTGTGTAATGATGTTACAATAATTACAAAACGCTCAAACCACATCCCTATATTTACTACAATCGAAATTGCAAATGAAAACATGATACTTGTACGTAATTTTTTGAACCACATAAATTGCGGAGAGAAAACATTACAAGACATCATTGCCCAATATGCCCAAGCATAAGGTCCAGTTGCCCTGTTTAAGAATGCATACTGCTCATACTCCACACCTGAGTACCAAGCGATGAATAACTCTGTAATATAAGCCACACCTACGATAGAACCTGTAAGCATGATTACGATATTCATTAATTCTATGTGTTGTACAGTAATATAATCTTCTAGACTACACACTTTACGCATGATAATAAGTAAAGTATTTACCATGGCGAAACCAGAGAAAATCGCACCTGCTACGAAGTAAGGTGGGAAAATCGTCGTGTGCCAACCTGGTATAACTGACGTTGCGAAATCAAAAGATACAATCGTGTGTACAGAAAGTACTAATGGAGTTGCTAAACCTGCAAGCACCAATGATACTTCTTCAAAACGTTGCCAATCTTTTGCGCGTCCCGACCAACCAAAACTTAATAAAGAATAAATTTTCTTTTGAAAAGGCTTCACAGCTCTATCTCTAATCATTGCAAAATCTGGCAATAAACCTGTCCACCAGAATACAAGCGATACAGACAAGTATGTAGAAATTGCAAATACATCCCAAAGTAAAGGTGAGTTAAAGTTTACCCATAACGAACCAAATTGGTTAGGGATTGGTAATACCCAATATGCCAACCATGGACGGCCCATGTGAATGATTGGGAACAAACCTGCTTGTACTACAGAGAAAATTGTCATGGCCTCCGCAGAACGGTTAATTGCCATTCTCCATTTTTGACGGAATAATAATAGTACCGCGGAAATTAATGTTCCTGCGTGACCGATACCTACCCACCAAACAAAGTTTGTAATATCCCAGGCCCAGTTTACAGTCTTATTCAGACCCCAAACACCGATACCTGTTGATACCGTATAAATAATACAACCTATTCCCCAAAGAAAAGCTACAAGAGCAATACTAAAAACAATCCACCAAGCGCGGTTTGCTTTTCCTTCGACAGGTCTAGCAACTTCGACAGTTACGTCGTGATAGGATTTTTCTCCTGTTACTAAAGGTCTTCTAATAGGTGCTTCGTAATGAGACGCCATAATTATATATTGATTTCTTTAATTAATTTAAGCTTTTGTATTTCTAACTTTCGTATGGTAAAATACGTTTGGTTTTGTTCCAACATATTCTAAAACATGATACATACGATCATCTTCATGTAATTGAGCGACTTTACTTTCCTTATCATTTACATCACCAAAAGTCATTGCACCATTTCCACAAGCTGCAGAACATGCAGTTTGGAACTCACCATCTTTAACTTCACGTCCATCACGTTTAGCATCCAAAATTGTTTTCTGTGTTTTTTGAATACAGAATGAACATTTTTCCATAACACCACGAGAACGAACTGTAACATCTGGATTTAATACCATACGTCCTAAATCGTCATTCATAAAGTAATCGAACTCATCATTTTGGTTGTATAAGAACCAGTTGAAACGACGCACTTTATAAGGACAGTTATTTGCACAGTAACGTGTACCTACACAACGGTTGTAAGCCATGTGGTTTTGACCTTGACGACCATGAGCTGTTGCAGCAACAGGACAAACAGTTTCACAAGGTGCATGATTACAATGCTGACACATCATTGGTTGGAATACAACTTGTGGATTATCACTTGGATTTTCCATTTCGCCAAACTCACTTAATGAGCTTCCTAAACCAGAAATGTTTTCTTTCTTTTCTAAATCTCCAGTGAAGGTATCTTCAGAAGAGTAGTATCTATCAATACGCAACCAGTGCATATCTCTACTACGTCTCATTTCTGACTTACCAACAACAGGAACATTATTTTCTGCATGACATGCAATAACACAAGCACCACAACCAGTACATGCATTTAAATCAATTGATAGATTAAAGTGATGTCCAATAGAACGATCAAACTCATCCCATAAATCTACATCTGGAGATGTAACAGGAGTTTCAACATGATTTAATGATACTTCAGGAATTGCATTCCAGTATTTTTTATCTTTTGTATTGAATACCTCTAAAGTTGTTTCTTTAATGATATCTCCACGTCCCATTAATGTATTGTGTAATTGTACACAAGCAAATTCATGTTCTCCAGCAACTTTAGAGATAGACACCTCTTGGTTTGCATTGAAGTTTTGATATAATGGGTAGGCGTTTACACCTGTTTGCATTTCTTCTTTAAGACCAGAAGTTCTACCATAACCTAATGATAAACCTACTGAACCTTTAGCTTGACCTGGCTGAATTAACACAGGTACATTTTTTACAGTCACACCATTTACAGTAACATCTACGATGCTTCCGTTAAGACCACCATTTGCAACGTTCTCGTTAATTAAATCTGCTGCATCTGCATCGGCTTGAGAAATTGTTAAATAGTTATCCCAAGACGTACGTGTAATTGGATCAGGGAACTCTTGTAACCAAGGGTTGTTAGCTTGTTGTCCATCACCTAAACCTGTTTTGGTATAAATAGCCAACTCCATTCCACTTGACTTTGCAGAAGCTGCTAACGCTCTAGCTGCATTACCGCTTGGTGTATCAGTTTGTTCAGCATCGTCTGTAGTCGACGTAGTTTCTTCAACTATTGAAGTAGTCGCTACATAAACACCATCATGTAAAGCTTGGTTATAAGAAGCACCGTTTAAGATACTTTCTTTCCAAGTTGCCTTGATATAGTCGTTATATGCTGTTGTGTTATCTGTCCATGTTAATAACACATCCTGAAATTGTTTTGTATCAAACAAAGGACGAATCGTTGGTTGCATTAATGCAAAATGTCCTGTTTTGATTTCAACATCTCCCCAAGATTCTAAATAGTGAGGTGCTGCTGCTATATAGTCACAGTTTAAAGATGTTTCATCTTGCTTCATACTAAAAGCAATTGATTTTGTTTTCTTTAAACCTTCAGCAAAATCAGCTGCGTTTGGTAACGTGTACATTGGATTGACACCAACCATTACTAAAGCACCAACTTTACCAGCTTTCATATCAGCAACTAATTGCATTACTGCTTTATCGTTACCTTGTTTTGTGTTTATTGTTGTTTTAGAGTCAAAAGCCTTGCTTGAAAGTGCTTCGTTAATCTCTAACACTACAGTCTGAGCATTTACATCCTGAATACCAGTCACAACAACACCGTTGCTTCCAGCCTTCTTTAATTCGTTAGCTGCAGCTTGTACTGCTTTGCTTATGTTTTCAGGTAAATCTACTGAAACAGAACCACCAACAACTAAACTATGTAATTTAGCCAAGGCCTTTTTCTGTTCACTAGGTTTCATTGGCACTCGCTTATCAGCGTTTGCACCTGTTAATGACATATTAGACTCAAATTGAATATGACGATTCATTTTTCCATTTTCAGGAATACGTTTCGCTGAATAAGCAGAATCAAATCCACCACCTTGCCAATCTCCTAAGAAATCTGCACCAACAGAAACAATAGTCATTGCTTTAGAAAAATCATAATTTGCTAAAGCACGTTTACCATACTTAGCTTGAAATGCGTCTAAAGCTGCAGATTCTGAAACTGCATCGTAAGATACGTGATGTACATTACCATACTTTTCAGAAAACTCACCAACTAATTTTGAAGTTGATGGACTAGCAAATGTTTGTGTCAAGAATACAATCTCCTTTTCACCAACTTCGCTAAATATCTTTTTTGTGTCAGCATTGAAAGTCTCCCATGATATGGCTTCCTCACCTTTCATTGGACCTTGCACACGTAAACTATCATATAAACCTAAAATCGAAGCGTTAACTCTAGCATTTGCGTGACCATTGGTCATTGCTAATTCGTTATTTTCAATTTTAATCGGTCTACCTTCTCTTGTTTTTACTAAAACACTAGCAAAATCGTGACCGTCTGCAATTGTAGTTGCATAGTAGTTTGCAACACCAGGAATAATCTCCTTTGGTTGTACTACATAAGGTATAGATTTTACAACTGGTCCTTCACAGGCTGCTAAAGATGCAGCTGCTGTACTAAAACCAACATATTTTAAGAAATCACGACGCGTAGTAGATGAAGATTCTAATGTTTCTTTATCTCCTAAAAACTCATCTGTAGGAATTGCTTCTACAAATTCGTTTTGTTGTAGCGTCTCAACAATAGGGCTGTTTTCGTTTAGCTCCTCAACACTTTTCCAGTATTTCTTGTTTGATGACATATAATTGTGAGTTACTTCTTAATTATTAATAATGACATTTACCACATTCTAATCCACCCATTTGCGCTGCAGTTAACTGCTCCACTCCATATTTCTTAGATAATTGCTCGTGGATTTTAGTGTAGTATGCGTTGTCTTTAACCTTTACGTTTGTTTCTCTGTGGCAATTGATACACCAACCCATAGTTAATGGTGAGTGTTGGTACATAATTTCCATATCTTCAACTGGACCATGACATGTCTGACATTCTAACCCTGCAACAGAAACGTGTTGCGAGTGATTAAAGTAAGCAAAGTCTGGTAAGTTATGTATGCGAATCCATTTTACAGGACTTGTTTCGCCAGTATATTTCTGATTTTCAGCATCCCATCCAACGGCATCATACAATTTTTGAATTTCTTTATTATAATCTTTCCCATATTCATTCATTCCTTGGGCATAAGTATCTTCAGAAACTTCTGATATATTTTTATGACAATTCATACAAACATTCAATGAAGGAATACCCGAATGCTTACTTACTCTTGCTGAAGAGTGGCAATATTTACAATCAATTTGATTGTCTCCTGCGTGAATTCTGTGAGAATAATGAATTGGCTGTACTGGCTCGTAACCTTGATCAATACCTACTTGCATTAAGTAACCATAAACAAAATAGCCACTTGCTAATAAAAATAGGATTGAAGTTACTAATACTAAAAACTGGTTTTGAGCAAAAGCTTTCCAAATCGGAGTTCTTTTTTTGCTTTCTGGTATTGCTACACCTTTAGCATCAGCAAAACGCTTTAATGTGCGATTTACTAAAACTAAAGCCATTGCTAATAATCCGAATAATAAAGCTAAAGCTCCAAGGATTATTGCATTTGATGTTGAATCACCGCCACCTGTATTTGGGTCGACATAGTTCGGACACCCAGGCTGAGGATTAGCTACACATGGGTCAATTTTTGGAACTTCAGCAGTGTAAGCTAATATATCTGAAATATCTTGGTCGCTAAAACCAGGGAATGCATTCATCGCCGTTTGGTTGTACTCATTCCAAATTTTGTTAGCGTAAGTATCTCCAGATTTAATTAATGCTGAGCTATTTCTTATCCACTTGTTTAACCATTCTCTATCTAAACCTTCGTCTTCATAAAGTCTTGCTTCAACATTACGTAAAGCTGGACCTGTCATCTTTTTATCAAGTTTATGACATGCCGCACATTGAGAATTAAATAAAGATTTTCCGTTTGCTGGGTCACCTTCTTGGGCCAAAACGGTAGTTGAAAACGTAAGTAATAATATAAAACCTAAACGAAGTATGCTTGAGGTTAGATTACGGTAGATAACGTGTTTCATATGTAATATTGAATTATCTTCTATTTTGGTATGATTTTTTCAGTAAATATGATAAAATCATGGTTCTAAAAAACTCTTGCAAAAATAAGGCATAAAGTCGATTTTAGAAATGTTACTGAACTCTTAATATATAATTTATAAGCGTTCTAAATAACAACAAACACCTTGATTACGTTAATAAAATATAACTTTGTATAATTAATAATTGATTATGAATAAATTGAATATAAAATGTCTGTGTTTTACTGCACTAATATGCTTTAGCTCTTTTATAAATGCGCAAGAAGGCACTGTAAATATTGAGCAATCAAAAGAGATTGACAAACTATTAGAATTTAAAAAAGACATTAAAACAGTTGAAACTTTTAGGATACAAGTATACAGCGGTAACAGCTCTTCAAGAGCAAGTAATGTAAAATCAGAGTTTATGCAAACCTATGGGCAATGGCCTGTTGAGATGATTTTTAATACACCAAACTACAAAATATGGGTTGGTAATTTTAGAGATAGATTAGAAGCTGACAGAGCTTTGTTACGCATCAAAAAAAACTACATGAATGCTTTTATTTTTCAACCTAAAAAAGATTAATTATTTTTTTAATTTAAGTTACAACGAAGAATCTTTTGAAATTTTACGATAATACTGTGTAAGATTCTTCACTTCGTTCTGAATGACAAAAACCATTCAAAAAACTAAAAGCCGAAATCAAAGTTATGATTCCGGCTTTTTATTATTGTATCAAAATTTTCTTTTTTATAACTGAATCTCTTATTTCTATTTTCAAAAAATATACGCCTTTTTTTAGTTGTGTAACATCAATACTATCTATATTGTCTTTAAAAAAAACACGCTTTCCTAAAACATTATAGAGTGATACAAGATACGATTCGTTATTTGTATTAGGCACTAAATAAAGCTTGTCTTTAACAGGGTTAGGATAGACTGAAAATTGATTTTGTAAACTAAAATCATCTATGCTTAATGAGTTTTGTACTGTTCCTGTTAATGAACTTATTGCACCACATTGTGATTGGGTTACGGTGGTTGCTTCTTCCCAAGTACCAAGTGTCAAATCTGGAGGATTAGGTTTTGATGCAGAGTCATTATAGTATAAAACATAGGCCGATGTAAAGCCATCATTACCATCATCTGCTTTAATCTCCCAGCGCATATTGGCATCACTCCATACCATTTGTAATTTACAAAATCCAATCCCACTACAATCTCTAGAACCTGTAGATGGATTAGAAACTGTTTGGAATATATTCCTTTCGTCAACCAAGTTAATCTGTTCGAATATATAATCTTGGTTATCTAGCAAGTTGTTACAAGCATTTAATGTTATCTGTTGCGCACCAACAAAAAGACCGAATACTAAAAATACAACTGTAATACATTGATTAAAAAATCTCATGACTTGTCTAATTTTGTGAAGGAAAAATACCGCTAACACAAATAACATATCTAACACCTAAATAAGGCTGTCTATTTGGTACTGATTGTCCACCACCTGTGTTAGCTATCATATTTGTATTCATGGTTGTAGCTGCACCAACAGATGCGTATTCAGGGTCTAAAGTTTTAGTTTGCGCTGGGTAATTGTTAGCAGGAGAAGAACTGTTTCCATCTGCTGCAACGGCTGTAACACTATGATTATGTGATGGTAATTGAGATACAGTTAAGGTATTTGTTTCATTACCTCCTTTTTGACCCAATACAACATTTGATAGCCCAGGTCCATTACCTATACCAACAGGCACTCTTCCTCTTAAATCAGGTAGTGCAAATGTTGTCTGTCCGTCTCCGCCATAAGTAGTTCCTAATAAAGAAAAAAGTGCTGTATTCTGTGCTATAGGAAGCAAACGTCCATCGCAGCTAAGCCAATCTCGTTGGTCAAAATTTACACCTGTAAGTTTTATATCTCCTAAATATGCCTCTTGCGCACTACAAAATGTAATAGCTCCAAAAATAAAAGCTAGTAAAAATAAATTTGTAATTTTTTTCATGACTAATAGATTTATTGATTTGAATATCATAAAATTAGTCATAAAAGACATAAAAAAAGCACTTATTAAAAAAATAAGTGCTTTGTCTACTTTTTGTCTACTTAAAAAGAAGTCTATTTTAAAGTCTTTTTTACTTCAACTTCTTGGAAAGATTCGATAACATCACCAATAGCTATATCATTATAACCTTTGATTTGCATACCACAATCGTATCCTTTTGACACTTCTTTTACATCGTCTTTGAAACGTCTTAATGCTTCTAATTCTCCTGTATGGACTACGACACCATCTCTAATAATCCTGATGCCAGAACTTCTAAGGATTTTACCATTCATTACCATACAACCTGCAATGTTTCCGATTTTAGAAACCTTGAAAATTTCTCTTATTTCTGCAGTACCAGTAATTTCCTCTTTAACTTCTGGAGATAACATACCTTCCATGGCGTCTTTAAGGTCATTAATGGCTGCGTAAATAATTGAATATGTGCGGATATCGATTTCTTCCTTATCAGCAATCATACGTGCATTACCAACTGGTCTTACATTAAACCCGACAATAATTGCATCTGATGCTGTTGCAAGCAATACATCACTTTCTGTAATTGCTCCAACACCTTTATGTATGATATTTACTTGAATTTCTTCAGTAGATAATTTCTGGAAAGAATCTGTTAATGCTTCAACAGAACCATCCACATCACCTTTAAGTATTATATTCAATTCCTGGAAATCACCAAGAGCTATACGTCTTCCAATTTCATCAAGTGTGATATGACGTTGTGTTCTAACAGACTGCTCACGTTGTAACTGTGTACGTTTCGTTGCAATTTGTTTTGCTTCACGCTCATCAGAAAATACATTGAACTTATCACCTGCTTGCGGTGCACCATCTAAACCTAAGATTGATACTGGCGTTGATGGACCTGCTGCTTCTACGTCATTTCCACGTTCATCTTGCATGGCTTTTACTTTACCAGAATTTTTTCCTGCTAATACGTAATCACCAACTCTTAATGTTCCTGCTTGTACTAATATTGTAGACACATATCCACGACCTTTGTCTAAGAATGCTTCTACGACAGTACCTTGCGCAGCCTTATTTGGGTTTGCTTTAAGCTCTAATAATTCAGCTTCAAGCAACACTTTTTCTAATAATTCTTTTACACCAGTTC
This DNA window, taken from Winogradskyella sp. PC-19, encodes the following:
- the nrfD gene encoding NrfD/PsrC family molybdoenzyme membrane anchor subunit; this translates as MASHYEAPIRRPLVTGEKSYHDVTVEVARPVEGKANRAWWIVFSIALVAFLWGIGCIIYTVSTGIGVWGLNKTVNWAWDITNFVWWVGIGHAGTLISAVLLLFRQKWRMAINRSAEAMTIFSVVQAGLFPIIHMGRPWLAYWVLPIPNQFGSLWVNFNSPLLWDVFAISTYLSVSLVFWWTGLLPDFAMIRDRAVKPFQKKIYSLLSFGWSGRAKDWQRFEEVSLVLAGLATPLVLSVHTIVSFDFATSVIPGWHTTIFPPYFVAGAIFSGFAMVNTLLIIMRKVCSLEDYITVQHIELMNIVIMLTGSIVGVAYITELFIAWYSGVEYEQYAFLNRATGPYAWAYWAMMSCNVFSPQFMWFKKLRTSIMFSFAISIVVNIGMWFERFVIIVTSLHRDYLPSSWSMFSPTFVDIGIFIGTIGFFFVLFLLYSRTFPVIAQAEVKTILKSSGERYKKIRERGDSLVGTGADARTSTANDTLTSSTETPVVTTDNSEKVNNLLGSIGTFDPATETADDLKKISGVGPKMEEVLNSIGIYTFLQVSKMTKNEYDLLDSITESFPGRAERDDWAGQAKNLLK
- a CDS encoding cytochrome c3 family protein; its protein translation is MKHVIYRNLTSSILRLGFILLLTFSTTVLAQEGDPANGKSLFNSQCAACHKLDKKMTGPALRNVEARLYEDEGLDREWLNKWIRNSSALIKSGDTYANKIWNEYNQTAMNAFPGFSDQDISDILAYTAEVPKIDPCVANPQPGCPNYVDPNTGGGDSTSNAIILGALALLFGLLAMALVLVNRTLKRFADAKGVAIPESKKRTPIWKAFAQNQFLVLVTSILFLLASGYFVYGYLMQVGIDQGYEPVQPIHYSHRIHAGDNQIDCKYCHSSARVSKHSGIPSLNVCMNCHKNISEVSEDTYAQGMNEYGKDYNKEIQKLYDAVGWDAENQKYTGETSPVKWIRIHNLPDFAYFNHSQHVSVAGLECQTCHGPVEDMEIMYQHSPLTMGWCINCHRETNVKVKDNAYYTKIHEQLSKKYGVEQLTAAQMGGLECGKCHY
- a CDS encoding c-type cytochrome → MKTTLKITVALALLVTIVSCNKKTRRNYQYMPNMYESVGYEAYQESDAFANGVEAQLPVEGTIARGYSLYEIEDSTAGYEEAKAGLTSPLDSSAVDYERGKELYEIYCGVCHGNKGAGQGILMKREKILGVPSYAARELTEGSIYHVIYYGLNSMGSYANFMNEEERWQVVAYVEKLKAELEK
- a CDS encoding TAT-variant-translocated molybdopterin oxidoreductase, producing MSSNKKYWKSVEELNENSPIVETLQQNEFVEAIPTDEFLGDKETLESSSTTRRDFLKYVGFSTAAASLAACEGPVVKSIPYVVQPKEIIPGVANYYATTIADGHDFASVLVKTREGRPIKIENNELAMTNGHANARVNASILGLYDSLRVQGPMKGEEAISWETFNADTKKIFSEVGEKEIVFLTQTFASPSTSKLVGEFSEKYGNVHHVSYDAVSESAALDAFQAKYGKRALANYDFSKAMTIVSVGADFLGDWQGGGFDSAYSAKRIPENGKMNRHIQFESNMSLTGANADKRVPMKPSEQKKALAKLHSLVVGGSVSVDLPENISKAVQAAANELKKAGSNGVVVTGIQDVNAQTVVLEINEALSSKAFDSKTTINTKQGNDKAVMQLVADMKAGKVGALVMVGVNPMYTLPNAADFAEGLKKTKSIAFSMKQDETSLNCDYIAAAPHYLESWGDVEIKTGHFALMQPTIRPLFDTKQFQDVLLTWTDNTTAYNDYIKATWKESILNGASYNQALHDGVYVATTSIVEETTSTTDDAEQTDTPSGNAARALAASAKSSGMELAIYTKTGLGDGQQANNPWLQEFPDPITRTSWDNYLTISQADADAADLINENVANGGLNGSIVDVTVNGVTVKNVPVLIQPGQAKGSVGLSLGYGRTSGLKEEMQTGVNAYPLYQNFNANQEVSISKVAGEHEFACVQLHNTLMGRGDIIKETTLEVFNTKDKKYWNAIPEVSLNHVETPVTSPDVDLWDEFDRSIGHHFNLSIDLNACTGCGACVIACHAENNVPVVGKSEMRRSRDMHWLRIDRYYSSEDTFTGDLEKKENISGLGSSLSEFGEMENPSDNPQVVFQPMMCQHCNHAPCETVCPVAATAHGRQGQNHMAYNRCVGTRYCANNCPYKVRRFNWFLYNQNDEFDYFMNDDLGRMVLNPDVTVRSRGVMEKCSFCIQKTQKTILDAKRDGREVKDGEFQTACSAACGNGAMTFGDVNDKESKVAQLHEDDRMYHVLEYVGTKPNVFYHTKVRNTKA
- a CDS encoding cytochrome c oxidase subunit II, encoding MTTLLIFIIVLFVAVAMWQMVKIFDLAQVGASNNQVATDKDNRFNGYMMIAFLIFIYAITIASFMYLGDLPLTSNSASEHGPGLDSLMIISMVVIFIVQTITQFLLHYFAYKYKGEKGRKALFYADNNTLEAIWTVIPVIVLAGLIIYGLFTWNDIMNVDESDDPMVVELYAQQFNWKARYGGEDNVLGKANVRLIDLDKANILGVDEDDPNAQDDVVVTELHLPKGRPVLFKMRSQDVLHSAYMPHFRAQMNCVPGMVTQFSFTPTVTTAEMRQNPDIQEKVENINALRLERKAEIEEAGQDLLYQFDYLLLCNKICGKSHYNMQMKIVVETQEEFDAWMKEQKTFENSLLD
- a CDS encoding quinol:cytochrome C oxidoreductase, coding for MEYKISNRLKLTALILFIVGLAGVGYGFYSAHQVTEDNIAEYMNDGHHGEGHGEEAHGEEAHQDGGNSNIIASVEGDGDAHAEESHEMTHEEHALHQIHNRPYAALYVAAFFFFMIALGVLAFYAIQYASQAGWSPVLFRVMEGITAYVLPGGILVLLAAALGDSHIFIWMDPEVVAHDEIIQAKESWLNKGWFFARGIIFLAGWSAYRYFSRKFSLAQDSVDGNSNFKKNFRISAGFLVFYIYTESMMSWDWIMSVDPHWFSTLFGWYVFASMFVSGITVIALITIYLKSKGLLEFVNDSHLHDLAKFMFGISIFWTYLWFSQFMLIWYSNIPEEVTYFVARIEDYTLPFFGMVAMNFLFPLLLLMNSDYKRIPWFVVMAGVVILCGHYLDVFNMIMPATVSERWFIGAPELGAICLFAGIFLFVVFTALSKAPLLAKGNPFLKESENFHY
- a CDS encoding DUF3341 domain-containing protein — protein: MEAASKVIHAIYNDDDVLMSAVKSVKAEKHHIEEIYTPFPVHGLDKIMGLAPTRLAICAFLYGCVGITVATVMMNFIMIEDWPQDIGGKPSFSYLENMPAFVPIMFELTVFFAAHLMVITFYLRSRMWPFKKAENPDPRTTDDMFLMEIAIHDNEADLTNLLKQTGAVEINIVDKDEDAH